The following are encoded in a window of Prochlorococcus marinus CUG1417 genomic DNA:
- a CDS encoding methyltransferase family protein, which yields MNKFQFKFFLKAAYETILVFLQFFIIILHFFRWEFIPQKQIIQVSPFSYLLGSLMIITSFIILLVAIKDLGRNLSPFPRPIHNSNLVTTGIYRFTRHPMYYSLIFISIGFFITKLSIYYLFLLISLALIIKFKIALEEQYLNNKFKNYFLYKNEVKY from the coding sequence ATGAATAAATTTCAGTTTAAATTTTTTTTAAAAGCTGCTTATGAAACAATACTTGTTTTTTTACAGTTTTTTATTATTATCCTCCATTTTTTTCGATGGGAATTTATTCCACAAAAACAAATAATTCAAGTTAGTCCTTTTTCTTATTTGTTAGGGTCTTTAATGATAATAACCTCCTTCATAATATTATTAGTTGCAATTAAAGATCTAGGAAGAAATTTATCCCCTTTCCCAAGACCTATACACAATAGCAATCTCGTAACTACAGGTATTTATCGATTTACGCGGCATCCTATGTACTATTCATTAATATTTATTTCCATTGGATTTTTTATAACAAAGTTATCTATTTATTATTTATTTTTATTAATAAGTCTGGCTTTAATTATTAAATTTAAGATTGCTTTAGAAGAGCAATATTTAAATAATAAATTTAAGAATTACTTTCTTTATAAAAATGAGGTCAAATATTAA